CTTTCTTTTGAGCGGATTCGATAGAACGATTTAATAAAGGGTGCTGTAGTTCTTCGCCTTCAGAAAAAGATCTTTCTAGAATGCGAGAGATAGGGCCTGCGTTGGCAAACAGACGCATTAAGTTATCTTCTAAAGAAATGTAGAAGCGAGATTGACCTGGGTCCCCTTGACGCGAGCAACGGCCGCGCAGCTGTCTGTCAATACGGCGCGATTCATGGCGTTCTGTACCTAATACAAATAAACCACCCAATTCCGGTACACCCTCACCTAGCTTAATGTCTGTACCACGGCCTGCCATATTCGTCGCGATCGTGACAGCGCCCTTAAGGCCTGCACGAGAAACGATTTCAGCTTCCTGTTCATGGTATTTTGCATTCAAGATGCTGTGGGGAATGTTTACCCGCTTCAGTAATTTGCCTAAAACTTCTGACGCTTCAACGGAGGTGGTGCCCACTAGGATGGGTTGGCCACGACGGTGCGCGTCTTCAATGTCTTTTACAACAGCGTTAAATTTTTCACGCCTTGTTTTGTAAATGATGTCATTGAAGTCCTTACGAATACAAGGCCTATGCGTAGGAATAGAGACAACGGAAAGCCTGTAGATATCGAAAAATTCGTGCGCCTCTGTTTCCGCGGTACCCGTCATACCGGATAATTTTTCATACAAACGGAAGTAGTTTTGGATCGTGATAGTTGCGTAGGTTTTCGACTCACGTTCAACCGCCACACCCTCTTTTGCCTCAACAGCTTGGTGAAGACCATCGCTCCAACGCCTTCCTGCCATGGCACGACCGGTGTTTGGATCAATAATAACGATCTTACCCTCTTGGATAACGTATTCTACATCCCTCTCATACAAACAATAAGCCCGTAAGAGTTGGCTGATGCAGTGGATTTCTTCGCTTGCATGGCTGAAGTGTTGCTCTGCGGCTTGCTTTTGCTTGATTTTATCTTCATCTGGGAGCGATTTATTTTTGTCAATATCGCTAAAGATGGTTGGTAAATCAGGAAGGACGAACGCATCCGGGTTATTCGGGCGAATGGTATCGCGACCCTTTTGAGTCAAGTCTGCCTGCTGTTGGCGCTCATCAATGGTGAAGTACAGTTCCTCCTTTATCTCGAACATTTTTGTTCGGTTAAAGTCGCTGCCCATCTCGAGCTCAAATTTCTCAAACTGCTTGCGCGTTGGGCCATCCTCCATCAAGCGCATCAAGTTTTTATTTTTAGGCGTGCCCAGTTTAACCTGAAGGAGTTTGGTAACGGCTTCTTCTCGGTTACCATCCGGTTTTTCAAATTCTGCCTTAGCTTCTTGTGATAAACGGTTACACAGCTTTACTTGTAATTGAACCAAGTGATCCACATCTGATTTCAGTTGGAGAAAAGGAGCCTCACGCGTTTCTTGAGAAGGACCGGAAATGATTAAAGGCGTTCTGGCTTCATCGATCAAGACGGAGTCCACTTCATCCACAATACAATAATAATGATCCCGCTGCACCTGATCCTCCTTACGAGTCGCCATACCATTGTCGCGTAAGTAGTCGAATCCGAATTCAGAAGCTGTACCGTAAGTGATGTCTTGGTTATAGGCATCTCTACGTGCGGCAGGGTCCATGTTGTTTTGAATATAGCCAACAGTGATTCCCAAAAAATTAAATAAGTAGCTATTCCACTCTGCGTCTCTTCGTACCAAGTAGTCGTTTACCGTTACCAATTGGCAATTTCTGCCCGTTAGGGCGTTTAGGTAAAGGGGTAGGGTAGCCACAAGCGTTTTACCTTCACCGGTTGCCATTTCCGCAATCTTGTTTTGGTGGAGTGCAATACCACCGATGAGCTGTACATCGTAATGGACCATACCCCACGTGAGCTCGTGGTCACACACATTAATTTTTTTACCCATAAGGCGACCTGCGGCGTTTTTGACCACGGCAAATGCTTCGGGAAGGAGTTGATCCACGGTTTCGCCCTTTTCCAAGCGCTCCTTAAATTCTTGTGTTTTGGCCTTGAGTTGGTCGTCTGTAAGGCTCTGGTAGCTTTCTTCGAAACGGTTAATCGTTTCAACGATCGGCTTACATTGTTTGATGAACTTGCGGTAATGTCTACCGGAAAAAGCTTTGAGTAATTTGGCCAGCATAGTGTGTTACGTAAATAATGATCGCTTTTATAGTGTATAAAAAGAGAGCCTTTGACAAATAGAAACCATCATTTTAATCGATATTAACAAAAAAAGACGCTTTTCGGAAAATAGAAAAGCGTCTTTGGGTTAAAAGGAGTGTGAGTAAGAGATTTACGCGCGAATACCAGGGCCAGACATCGGCTCATCGCTGCTACTTCCCTTGCTGGATTTCTCTTCCAGCATTTCAGGGGATTTTTGTACAGCATCTAGCGTATTAATCCATAATTCTGCTGTGTTAACAAATCCTTCCAATAAGTCTTGGAATTTTTGGAAATCCATATTGCTTATGACGATTTGATACGCCATGAGAACTTCACCGTTATCATCGACACCCAAAGTGGCACCACCTGTTCCTTGCCAGAAAAGATTAGCCTTTAAGATGCGAGGATAGATGGCTTCGCGATGATGATCATCGATTTTGCCGACCTGGGCAAAAAGCATAAGTATTTCATTCTCAATATTATATTGTAAATGGAGTACGATTTTATCATCAAAGCCTAAGCAGCAGTAATTGTCTTCGTCTGGGGCAAGTTCTGGTAGACCAACAGTTTGGCCTAATTCACTCAGGAGTTGTTTGTAGTTTTCTAGTGTTACGTGTGACATAGTAGATTTCTCTAATTGCAGTTAAATAAATATATTTGCGTTTACCCTTAAGATACGTGGGTTTATTTAAAAGTCAAGTTACAGTGGCATATTTGCAAATGGATTACTGCTACCGCCCATGGATGCCGCCATCTTTTTTTGCAATTTTAAGCCTTTGGAACCCTTCATAGACTTCATCATTTTTTTCATCATAAGGAACTGCTTTAAGAACTGGTTTAAGTCTTTGACTTCAAGCCCAGCACCCTTGGCAATACGCATACGGCGGCTGCCGTTGATGATTTTAGGATTCTGACGTTCCTGTAGGGTCATGGACTGGATCAAAGCCTCCATGTGCTTGATCTGGTTCTCTTCTTTAGTCCCCAAATTCATTTTGCCCATGCCTGGAAGCATAGAAGCAACAGAAGCGATTGAGCCCATTTTTTTAAATTGTTTTAGCTGGGACAACATGTCATCCAAATCAAATTCTGCTTTTTTGATTTTTTTGGCTAATTTTTCCGCTTCTTCTTCGCTATAATTCTCCTGTGCTTTTTCAACTAAAGAGACAACGTCACCCATGCCCAGGATACGTTGAGCCATCCGTTCTGGATAAAAAATATCAAAATCCGTGAGTTTTTCACCGATTCCCATAAATTTAATAGGTACATCGGCAATCGATTTCATGGACAAGGCTGCACCACCTCGGGCATCACCGTCTAATTTGGTTAAGACGATGCCCGTAACGTTTACGGCATCATGAAAATGTTTAGCGACATTTACCGCTTCTTGGCCTAAAGCGGAGTCTGCAACCAGCAATGTTTCTTCTGGCTCAACTTTTTTGGAAAGTTCTTGGATCTCCTTGATTAAATTTTCATCGATCTGTAGACGACCCGCGGTGTCAAAAATGATAGCATCGCAGCCTGCTTCATTTGCCCATTCCAGGCCTTTTTTACCGATTTTAGGGACGTCCTTGCTATCACGATCTGTGTAAACGAGGATATCTTCCTGTTTAGCCAGCAATTCTAATTGATCGATAGCAGCAGGACGATAAACGTCACAGGCTATCAATGCGGGCTTATAGCCTTTTTTCTTTAAGGAAAGGGCTAGTTTTACGGTAGTAGTGGTTTTACCGGAACCGTGGAGACCCACCATCATGATCTTCAGCGGACGCTTGTCGGAAAGATCTGTTTTACCCGCGCCTAATATTTTGACCAATTCATCATGGATGATTTTGATGATCAATTGCCCCGGGCTGATCGATTTTAAAACATCCTGGCCCAGAGAGGCTACTTTAACACGCTCGATAAACTCTTTGGCGACCTTGAAGTGCACATCAGCGGAAAGGAGCGCGGAACGTACTTCCTTCAACGCATCTTCAATATTATTTTCTGTCAGTTTGCTGATACCGCGCAAAGTGCGCAAAGCATCGGACATACGATCTGTAAGGGACTCAAACATAAGCGGTTTCTATTATCCCCGAATTGAATTCCCATTACAAGGGCAAATTTTTTAGTGAAGAAGCTGGAGTAAGATCTTGTTTTTGTAAACGATCGCGTAATCGTTTAACTTTTTCCAAATAGGCGTAATAATCATTATTACCAAACCAGGAATAAACATAAGCAGGCACGAACGTTAATAAGAGAATTTTATCATAAAGCATGAGGGTTTCTTCTTTTAAACCAGCAAGCTTCCTTGAATCGCCTTCAAAAGATTGAGCATTCCAATAAGTGTCTTTAAAAAACTCAACGTGCATCTTTGCATTTGACCACTTTACTTTTAAAAGCGCGATTTCTATGGGAATATCGATCCCAAACCAAGGATTGACCCGAACATCTTTAGCGAGTTCTTGTAACTCATCGATGACACCCTGGCTAATTACTATTTGATGCTCTAATTCTTTCTTAAATTGAGCTTCAAGGATTGTTGCAGGGATTAAGAATAATAGTGAGAGGGTAATTTTTTGTAAGAAATGTCTTTTCAAATTCATGGATGAAAAGAACCAGCTTACTCTTTCGGCTTTTTTTTGATCGAAGCGCGCGTATTGCTACTCTTTTTTGGCCTCTTTATCGCCGCAGCTTTAGTTTTGCTTTTGTTGGAAGGCTCAAAGGGCTTTACGAATGCTTCACTAAAGTCATAGCCGTCGGTGAAATCGTGTATATTATCATCTTTTGTTTTGCCGAAAATGCCGGTTTCTACGAGATTAAAGACAATGCTGCCAAAGTCTTCGCAGTTATTCACCTTCCAGTCTGTAAAGACAGTATAGGTCATCGGGCCAAATTGATCTAATGCGTATTTGCGAATACCCTCCAAAAGCTCTTTGCCCGTGACGTGAAAATTCTCCCGCTTTTTACCCTGGTCGTGCAGTTCCTGTACGGTGAAATCCAGAGCCTTGCGGATAAAGTAATAGGCACCCTTATCAAAACGGTCGTCCTTTTCGATAATTGTCTCTATTACTTTGTCAAATTCGGAGTGTTTCATGATTTATTGAAGCAATTTACGCAAGATATCATCAATCATTTTAGGGTTTGCTTTTCCTTTTGTAACCTTCATGACGTGGCCTTTCAAGGCATTAATCGCGGTGTCCTTACCGGATCTGAATTCCTCAACGGCTTTAGTATTACCCGCAATTGCTTCACCACAGATACGTTCCAGTTCTCCGGTATCAGAGGTTTGTTCAAGACCCTTTTCCTTAACAATGATGCTGGCAGCCTTGCCCGTTTGGTACATTTCGACAAACACTTCCTGGGCAGTTTGCTTAGAGATAATGCCGTCATCCACCAACTTAATTAAACCTGCAATCGCGTCCGGTGTGATTTTGCATTGTGTCACGGAAATTGTCTGTTGGCCTTCTATGGAAGAAAGCTCGCGCAGTAAATCGTTTGCAATGATGTTTCCGATGGCTTTTGGGTTGTTATGCTTTTCAATAGCCTTTTCGTAAAAATGGCATAATTCTTGAATAGGACAAAGAACAGATGTAATCGTGTAAGGAAGATCATATTGCTCCATAAAACGCCGTTGCTTGTCAAAGGGAAGTTCCGGGAGGGTGGATTGTATCGTTTCCTTCATTTCAGAGGAAATTTTAACCGGCATAAGATCAGGATCAGGGAAATAACGATAATCATGAGCCTGCTCCTTGCCACGCATAGAGCTTGTGTAACCCTCCTCTGCGTTCCAACGGCGGGTTTCTTGAATGATCTTTTCACCCGTCTTGATAGCTTGTATTTGGCGCTGTATTTCGTAGATAACGCCATTGCGTACACCGGAAATAGAATTGAGGTTCTTAATTTCTACCTTGGTGCCCAATGTGGTGGAACCAACGGGGCGTACGCTTACATTAGCATCGCAACGCATTTGACCCTTTTCCATATCACAATCCGCAACGCCCGCGTAGAGCATGCAGTTACGTAAGGCGGTTAGAAAAGCAAAGACTTCTTCTGCGGAACTCATGTCTGGCTCGGTGACGATTTCGATCAACGGTGCGCCCGCACGGTTGTAATCCACTAAACTATGGCCGTCCATGTGGGAAAGCTTACCAACATCTTCTTCTAAGTGAATGCGCGTCAGCTGCACATGGCGATGGACTCCCATGATGTTTCTAGAAGAACCCGGAAGCTCAATCTCAACACTACCTCCAAGACAGACCGGTTGGTCAAATTGGGAGAGCTGGTAGCCCTTAGGAGAGTCCGGGTAAAAATAGTTTTTACGATCCCATTTACAGATGTCTGCAATTTTACTGCCAAACATAAGGCCGACTTTAATCGTCTTGCGGATGGCCTCAGCGTTCAGAACGGGAAGCGTGCCGGGTAGGGCAAGGACAACGCCGTTTGTGAGGGTGTTGGGAGCTTCTCCATATTTGTAAGGAGCCCGGGTAAACATCTTGGACTTCGTTTTTAGTTGGACGTGGACTTCCAGTCCTATGACAGCTTCATATTCCATGGCTAGAAAACGCGATAAGCGAATTTATAATGTTGGGTGCAGGTTAACGTAATCATGCGCTTGTTCAAAGAAACGCGCGATCGATAACAGCTCTGATTCTTTATAAGGTTGGCCGATAATTTGCAAACCAATAGGGAAATTATTCTTTGTTTGACCACATGGGAGAGAGATTCCTGGTAGCCCCGCAAGGTTTAAGGAAACCGTATAAACGTCTTCCAAATACAACTTTAAGGGGTCACTTGTCTTTTCGCCTTTTTTGCAGGCAGGCTCGGGTGTGGTGGGTGTTAATAAAGCGTCTACTTTTTCAAATGCCTTTAGGAAGTCTTGCCGGATCAACGACCTTACCTTTTGCGCTCTTAAATAATAAGCATCATAATAACCGCTGCTTAAAACATAGGTGCCTAAAATAATACGACGTTTGACCTCAGAGCCAAACCCTTCACCACGGCTTTTCTTGAAGATATCAACCGCATTCGTAGCTGCTTTACTTCTGGTCGTGTAGCGGATGCCATCATAGCGAGCCAGGTTTGAAGAAGCTTCAGCAGGGGCGAGTATATAATAAACCGGAATCGCCAGCTCCATATGCGGCAGAGACACTTCCTCAATACGGCATCCTTGCGATTCATAAAATTTAATGGCTTTTTCTACCGCAGTCTTAATTTCCGGGTTAAGACCCTCGCCGAAATATTCACGGGGAACACCAAGAGTCCAAGGCCCTTTGGAATCGCGAGCGACCTTTGGGTAATCGGGAATATCTACCTTAAAGCTCGTGGAGTCACGTTTGTCATGGCTGGCAATAGTCTGTAGGAGTAAAGCGACATCATCTACACAACGTCCGAAGCCGCCGATTTGATCTAGTGAAGAAGCAAATGCCGCCAAACCGTAGCGACTAACGAGACCGTAAGTTGGCTTCAATCCAACGATACCGCAATGGGCAGCGGGTTGACGGATAGAACCCCCTGTATCACTTCCTAAAGCAATCATTGTTTGGCCTGCTGCAACTGCGGCAGCACTGCCACCACTACTGCCGCCCGGGACGTATTCGATACCCCAGGGGTTAGATGTAGTCTGAAAACCGGAGTTTTCCGTGGTGGAACCCATAGCAAACTCGTCTAAATTCGTTTGTCCCCATAAAACACTACCAGCAGCCTTTAGCTTTTCAGTAACATGGGCATCGTAAGGCGAAATATAATCCTTTAAGATTTGGCTAGCACAGGTCATAGGGCAGCCTTCACGCGCCATATTGTCCTTTAATGAAACAGGAATACCGTCCAATGGCCCCATGGTCTTTCCATCCTTGCGACGTTTGTCCGAAAGTTCTGCGTAGATGAGGGCATCATCTTTATCGTAGCTGATAAAGGACTTTAAATCGTTTTCGGTAGACTCTGTACGTGCAATAACGGCTTTGGTTAATTCGACAGACGAGATCTCTTTTTTGTTCAGCAGATGAACGACTTCGGAGACAGTCTTGTAATGGAGTTCGTTTGAGAGAGTTTCCATAGTTATAAATAGATGTAAAAATTAAAAGGATGACTATTCGACTACCTTAGGGACAACAATCTGGTGGTGGCTTTTTTGCGGCGCGTTCATCAAAGCTTGCTCAACAGTATACGGCACAGTTGTATGATCTTCATCCCAAACATTGTATACCGGAAAGGTATGGGCCATGGGCTCGACACCGGTAACATCTACAGCATTAATTTTATCGAAGAAACCTAATATTTTCTCAAGCCGGAACCGTAAATTATCCTTTTCCTCATCGGTCAGCGATATACGCGCCAGTTCTGCTAAATAATCAATATTAATTTCTTCTGCTTTTTCTGCCATAGCCAATCTTCTGTTAATGATTAGTAATTACCCTGAATCATATGCAGAGAGAACAGAAAGTCAATGCCATGTTGCGATGGCTTGTTTGGGGTAGCTAGAAGTACAGTTGATGAAAAACGAAAAAGGAGGAACCGGTATAAATACCAAATACCCCCTTTGATTTACGAAATTTATTTGATTTTTATTAAAGCCCGAAGAATCCACCCCAGCTGTCTTCTTTTAATTCAGCCTTTTTTGAAGAATTTGACTTTTTGAGTTCCTGGATAAAGTTGTTAAAAATCTCATTGAATTTCTTGTTATCAATTTGATCCTTTTTGGATACAATGCCTATGCTGCTAATCGAGGTTTCGGTTTTCTGTTTATACTCTCTTGCAATTGCTTTTTGCGTATTCTGAAATCTCGAATACAGGTTTAGCCAAAACTTATCTGTTTTTGTAAGTTTTTCGTTATTTTCTATTTTAGTCTTAACTTTATCACTTTTTATTTTTAACTTGCTGTTTAGTTGCAAGTTTCCGAAAAAGCTCCACAAGTTAATCAGCACCCCGACTTCTTTTGTCTCAATATCTTCAAGTAATTTAGGGAAGTTGATATTGTCCCTTGAAGCCTGTTCGAACAGAATGATCATGTTAAGCACATTTTTTTCGTTCAAGCTGTTCTTTTCGAAGACATTAAAGAAGTCCGTAACGGGGTCTTTAGTATATTCGGTGTATTTTTCGGTGACTAATTGAGTAATGTTGTTAAGCCCGGAGAACCAGCTAGATTCTTCTTCTTTCTTTTCAATCGTGACATTTTTTACAGTTTCTTTTTTCTGTATTTCAACCTTCTTTTCAATTTTCTTTTCGGTAGGAACCTTTACTTCTTCTTTAGTCTCGGTTTTCTTTTCGTCGATAGTAACGATTTTTTCATGATCATCTTCAGTAATATTTTCTTCGAGTGAGTAATTGTTAGACTCGAGAGCTGCTTTTGCTGTAGAATTTAACAAACTTATAGCCTCTGTATAAGAAATGCCTATTTCTTGAATTAAAGCCTTCTTAAGATCGTTAGAAATGTTTTCCGATTTTGTGTTATTGTACAGTGTTTCTATGTGGCCGAGCGTGTCGGTGTTATAATTCTTAATTTGCTTTATAATTTCTTTTCTAAGCTCACCCGACTCGTCATTGCGTATGCACTTAATTTGCTGGACGAAGTCGTTTACAGAGACATTTTTAGAGGTCAATGTTTTGATAATATCTGTTGCAGCCTTTTCCGATTTACTAATATAGTCTTTGTGAAACTGATTATAGCTTACTTCAATTTTTTCCTTAACGTTATCTAACGGCTTTACGATAAGTTCTTGAATTTTTTCATGCACGATTTGAGTCGTTTCCTCAATTTTATCTTTGGTTTCTTCAAGAAAATTGTCTAGCTGCGTTTTTTCTTTAACAACGATCGATTCTATTGGTTTTTCATCACCAATAAGGTCTGTAAGAG
This is a stretch of genomic DNA from Verrucomicrobia bacterium CG1_02_43_26. It encodes these proteins:
- the secA gene encoding preprotein translocase subunit SecA (functions in protein export; can interact with acidic membrane phospholipids and the SecYEG protein complex; binds to preproteins; binds to ATP and undergoes a conformational change to promote membrane insertion of SecA/bound preprotein; ATP hydrolysis appears to drive release of the preprotein from SecA and deinsertion of SecA from the membrane; additional proteins SecD/F/YajC aid SecA recycling; exists in an equilibrium between monomers and dimers; may possibly form higher order oligomers; in some organisms, there are paralogous proteins that have been found to be nonessential but do function in secretion of a subset of exported proteins) — encoded protein: MLAKLLKAFSGRHYRKFIKQCKPIVETINRFEESYQSLTDDQLKAKTQEFKERLEKGETVDQLLPEAFAVVKNAAGRLMGKKINVCDHELTWGMVHYDVQLIGGIALHQNKIAEMATGEGKTLVATLPLYLNALTGRNCQLVTVNDYLVRRDAEWNSYLFNFLGITVGYIQNNMDPAARRDAYNQDITYGTASEFGFDYLRDNGMATRKEDQVQRDHYYCIVDEVDSVLIDEARTPLIISGPSQETREAPFLQLKSDVDHLVQLQVKLCNRLSQEAKAEFEKPDGNREEAVTKLLQVKLGTPKNKNLMRLMEDGPTRKQFEKFELEMGSDFNRTKMFEIKEELYFTIDERQQQADLTQKGRDTIRPNNPDAFVLPDLPTIFSDIDKNKSLPDEDKIKQKQAAEQHFSHASEEIHCISQLLRAYCLYERDVEYVIQEGKIVIIDPNTGRAMAGRRWSDGLHQAVEAKEGVAVERESKTYATITIQNYFRLYEKLSGMTGTAETEAHEFFDIYRLSVVSIPTHRPCIRKDFNDIIYKTRREKFNAVVKDIEDAHRRGQPILVGTTSVEASEVLGKLLKRVNIPHSILNAKYHEQEAEIVSRAGLKGAVTIATNMAGRGTDIKLGEGVPELGGLFVLGTERHESRRIDRQLRGRCSRQGDPGQSRFYISLEDNLMRLFANAGPISRILERSFSEGEELQHPLLNRSIESAQKKVEQQNYSIRKRLLQYDDVLNKQREVIYGIRNDAIHSECPRDIIHEMLEEELANRLERVEENRSEENIEISNFVRWLNMQFPISLTEEEYKAQDSKSILQFIVSRIKEAYKEKEQIESAAELTKLERYVIIHAIDDHWQNHLTEMDELRRSVGLRGYGQKDPLNEYKNDAYAFFQEMIANIRGSICTGLFRSATNLENFQHMLSRLSSRVNASGPSNPAPAQASSQQKLPQVTIQREEPRIGRNDPCPCGSGKKYKKCCGK
- a CDS encoding signal recognition particle protein; the encoded protein is MFESLTDRMSDALRTLRGISKLTENNIEDALKEVRSALLSADVHFKVAKEFIERVKVASLGQDVLKSISPGQLIIKIIHDELVKILGAGKTDLSDKRPLKIMMVGLHGSGKTTTTVKLALSLKKKGYKPALIACDVYRPAAIDQLELLAKQEDILVYTDRDSKDVPKIGKKGLEWANEAGCDAIIFDTAGRLQIDENLIKEIQELSKKVEPEETLLVADSALGQEAVNVAKHFHDAVNVTGIVLTKLDGDARGGAALSMKSIADVPIKFMGIGEKLTDFDIFYPERMAQRILGMGDVVSLVEKAQENYSEEEAEKLAKKIKKAEFDLDDMLSQLKQFKKMGSIASVASMLPGMGKMNLGTKEENQIKHMEALIQSMTLQERQNPKIINGSRRMRIAKGAGLEVKDLNQFLKQFLMMKKMMKSMKGSKGLKLQKKMAASMGGSSNPFANMPL
- a CDS encoding glutaminyl-tRNA synthase (glutamine-hydrolyzing) subunit B codes for the protein MEYEAVIGLEVHVQLKTKSKMFTRAPYKYGEAPNTLTNGVVLALPGTLPVLNAEAIRKTIKVGLMFGSKIADICKWDRKNYFYPDSPKGYQLSQFDQPVCLGGSVEIELPGSSRNIMGVHRHVQLTRIHLEEDVGKLSHMDGHSLVDYNRAGAPLIEIVTEPDMSSAEEVFAFLTALRNCMLYAGVADCDMEKGQMRCDANVSVRPVGSTTLGTKVEIKNLNSISGVRNGVIYEIQRQIQAIKTGEKIIQETRRWNAEEGYTSSMRGKEQAHDYRYFPDPDLMPVKISSEMKETIQSTLPELPFDKQRRFMEQYDLPYTITSVLCPIQELCHFYEKAIEKHNNPKAIGNIIANDLLRELSSIEGQQTISVTQCKITPDAIAGLIKLVDDGIISKQTAQEVFVEMYQTGKAASIIVKEKGLEQTSDTGELERICGEAIAGNTKAVEEFRSGKDTAINALKGHVMKVTKGKANPKMIDDILRKLLQ
- the gatA gene encoding aspartyl/glutamyl-tRNA amidotransferase subunit A (allows the formation of correctly charged Asn-tRNA(Asn) or Gln-tRNA(Gln) through the transamidation of misacylated Asp-tRNA(Asn) or Glu-tRNA(Gln) in organisms which lack either or both of asparaginyl-tRNA or glutaminyl-tRNA synthetases; reaction takes place in the presence of glutamine and ATP through an activated phospho-Asp-tRNA(Asn) or phospho-Glu-tRNA), with amino-acid sequence METLSNELHYKTVSEVVHLLNKKEISSVELTKAVIARTESTENDLKSFISYDKDDALIYAELSDKRRKDGKTMGPLDGIPVSLKDNMAREGCPMTCASQILKDYISPYDAHVTEKLKAAGSVLWGQTNLDEFAMGSTTENSGFQTTSNPWGIEYVPGGSSGGSAAAVAAGQTMIALGSDTGGSIRQPAAHCGIVGLKPTYGLVSRYGLAAFASSLDQIGGFGRCVDDVALLLQTIASHDKRDSTSFKVDIPDYPKVARDSKGPWTLGVPREYFGEGLNPEIKTAVEKAIKFYESQGCRIEEVSLPHMELAIPVYYILAPAEASSNLARYDGIRYTTRSKAATNAVDIFKKSRGEGFGSEVKRRIILGTYVLSSGYYDAYYLRAQKVRSLIRQDFLKAFEKVDALLTPTTPEPACKKGEKTSDPLKLYLEDVYTVSLNLAGLPGISLPCGQTKNNFPIGLQIIGQPYKESELLSIARFFEQAHDYVNLHPTL